In one Actinomyces trachealis genomic region, the following are encoded:
- a CDS encoding class I SAM-dependent methyltransferase, with the protein MSHSHPNDWEARYTSVDRLWSGQPNQWLTAAADWQPGTSLDVGCGEGDDVLWLAAHGWQATGIDLAPTAVARMLEAARQRGLATAVTGEVRDVLSQGLPEGCWDLVTSFFVHGGRNEGGLDLIELLTQMAARVAPGGCLMAAVHAVMPPWHPADLRTYRAEELLAELVAAIGGDVVGAGAGEATLPGWQVEQCADHWAEATSPDGTTAPKADAVLVLRRAQA; encoded by the coding sequence ATGAGTCACAGCCACCCCAACGACTGGGAAGCCCGATACACCTCCGTGGACCGCCTCTGGTCCGGCCAGCCCAACCAGTGGCTAACCGCCGCCGCTGATTGGCAGCCCGGCACCAGCCTGGACGTTGGTTGCGGTGAAGGCGACGACGTCCTGTGGCTCGCCGCCCACGGCTGGCAGGCCACCGGTATCGACCTGGCCCCCACCGCTGTCGCCCGGATGCTGGAAGCCGCCCGCCAGCGGGGCCTGGCCACGGCTGTGACCGGGGAGGTGCGAGACGTCCTGAGCCAGGGGCTGCCAGAAGGCTGCTGGGACCTGGTCACCAGCTTCTTCGTGCACGGTGGCCGTAACGAAGGCGGCCTGGACCTCATCGAACTCCTCACGCAGATGGCGGCCCGCGTGGCCCCGGGTGGCTGTCTGATGGCCGCCGTCCACGCCGTCATGCCGCCCTGGCACCCCGCTGACCTACGCACCTACCGTGCCGAGGAACTCCTCGCGGAGTTGGTTGCGGCGATTGGGGGCGACGTCGTCGGTGCCGGTGCAGGTGAAGCAACGCTGCCCGGCTGGCAGGTGGAGCAGTGCGCTGACCACTGGGCTGAGGCCACCAGTCCAGATGGAACCACCGCCCCCAAGGCTGACGCCGTGCTGGTGCTGCGCCGCGCGCAGGCCTGA
- the purB gene encoding adenylosuccinate lyase: MVDLSTLTPAIALGPLDGRYRAVVAPLTNHLSEAALNRARLRVEVEWLIHLTDGSVLPGAPRLSDAEKTYLRSLVDTFGPSEIAELAQIEAETRHDVKAVEYLLKRRLNAAQAAGVTNLEGAPTVLPTVHEIVHIFCTSEDINNLAYALTVRDAVEQVWLPAARGLVEDLTAMAQANADAPMLARTHGQAATPVTLGKELAVLAWRLLRQLRRISATEYLGKINGATGTYGAHVVSVPTADWEQVARTFVEGLGLTWNPLTTQIESHDWQAELYSDVARFNRITHNLATDVWTYISLGYFHQRLSAQGSTGSSTMPHKVNPIRFENGEANLELSCALLETLAATLVTSRMQRDLTDSTTQRNIGVAFGHSLLAIDNIRRGLAGLDVDRARLLEDLDATWEVLGEPVQQAMRAASVAGATGMADPYERLKELTRGKKVTPAGMREFIQGLGMPAEVEARLLALTPATYTGLAESLVAHLTEDLTQA; encoded by the coding sequence ATGGTCGACCTCTCCACGCTCACGCCTGCCATCGCCCTCGGCCCGCTGGACGGCCGCTACCGCGCCGTCGTCGCCCCCCTGACCAACCACCTCTCGGAGGCAGCCCTGAACCGCGCCCGCCTGCGGGTGGAGGTCGAGTGGCTGATCCACCTCACTGACGGCAGCGTGCTGCCCGGCGCCCCCCGCCTCTCTGACGCGGAGAAAACCTACCTGCGCTCCCTGGTGGACACCTTCGGCCCCTCGGAAATCGCCGAGCTGGCGCAGATCGAGGCGGAGACCCGCCACGACGTCAAGGCCGTGGAGTACCTGCTCAAGCGCCGCCTGAACGCCGCCCAAGCCGCTGGCGTCACCAACCTGGAGGGCGCCCCCACCGTCCTGCCCACCGTCCACGAGATCGTCCACATCTTCTGCACCAGTGAGGACATCAACAACCTGGCCTACGCGCTGACCGTGCGCGACGCCGTCGAACAGGTGTGGCTGCCCGCCGCCCGCGGACTCGTGGAGGACCTGACCGCCATGGCCCAGGCCAACGCGGATGCCCCCATGCTGGCGCGCACCCACGGGCAGGCCGCCACTCCCGTCACTCTGGGTAAGGAACTCGCAGTCTTGGCCTGGCGCCTGCTCCGCCAGCTACGCCGCATCTCAGCCACCGAGTATCTGGGCAAGATCAACGGCGCCACCGGCACCTACGGGGCGCACGTCGTCTCCGTGCCGACGGCAGACTGGGAGCAGGTGGCGCGCACCTTCGTGGAGGGCCTGGGCCTGACCTGGAACCCGCTGACCACCCAAATCGAGTCCCATGACTGGCAGGCCGAGCTGTACTCCGACGTCGCCCGCTTCAACCGCATCACCCACAACCTGGCCACCGACGTGTGGACCTACATTTCTCTGGGCTACTTCCACCAGCGTCTGAGCGCGCAGGGCTCCACCGGCTCCTCCACCATGCCGCACAAGGTCAACCCGATCCGTTTTGAGAACGGGGAAGCGAACCTGGAACTCTCCTGCGCGCTACTGGAGACGCTGGCCGCCACTTTGGTCACCTCCCGCATGCAGCGCGATCTGACGGACTCCACCACCCAGCGCAATATCGGGGTGGCTTTTGGGCACTCTTTGCTGGCGATCGACAACATCCGCCGGGGCCTGGCGGGGCTCGACGTCGACCGCGCCCGCCTTCTGGAGGACCTAGACGCCACTTGGGAGGTACTGGGCGAGCCCGTGCAGCAGGCGATGCGCGCGGCCTCCGTGGCCGGGGCCACCGGTATGGCTGACCCCTATGAGCGGCTCAAGGAACTCACGCGCGGCAAGAAGGTCACGCCCGCAGGCATGCGCGAGTTCATCCAGGGCCTGGGTATGCCCGCCGAAGTTGAGGCCCGCCTGCTGGCCCTGACCCCGGCAACCTACACGGGCCTGGCGGAGTCGCTGGTCGCGCACCTCACAGAAGACCTCACACAAGCCTGA
- a CDS encoding substrate-binding domain-containing protein — protein sequence MAEVRRPWYPPSLDAVAARARVSKATASRVLSPPRQGGTPAAAAEVARAVEQLGYHRGGGERPRLLVLATDITRTGYWLTLSGVLSACQDLDTDLSVQVLTGAASRWRDSVLGPQQSRIDGVVVLEFDSPSAQVLSRMPEDLPVAVAGGYPSADAGHLPRAWIDDRAGAVLAVEYLLSLGHERIAYLGVPSAGHPDPRLAGWRAIMTGAGRETPPPLGTGWGPETGMRAAQAAARSGVSAVLCGNDDLAIGLVTGLRAVGLEVPGDVSVVGMDDHPHAVATSPALTTVRLDFARVGEMATRLALGVQKVPGPQGIEVPVDLVVRASTAPPPADRSADGVPAAR from the coding sequence ATGGCTGAGGTCAGGCGGCCTTGGTATCCCCCGTCCCTCGACGCCGTCGCCGCCCGGGCCAGGGTCTCCAAAGCGACCGCCTCCCGCGTCCTGTCCCCACCCCGCCAAGGTGGCACCCCAGCGGCTGCTGCTGAGGTGGCCAGGGCCGTCGAGCAGCTCGGCTACCACCGTGGCGGCGGTGAGAGGCCCCGCCTGCTGGTTCTGGCCACCGACATCACCCGTACCGGCTACTGGCTGACCCTTTCCGGGGTGTTGTCGGCCTGCCAGGACCTGGACACGGACCTGTCCGTGCAGGTGCTCACCGGTGCCGCCTCCCGCTGGCGTGACTCGGTGCTTGGCCCCCAGCAGTCACGCATCGACGGTGTCGTGGTGCTGGAGTTTGACTCGCCCAGCGCGCAGGTACTCTCCCGGATGCCCGAAGACCTGCCGGTGGCGGTGGCTGGCGGATACCCCAGCGCTGACGCCGGGCACCTGCCTCGCGCCTGGATCGACGACCGGGCGGGCGCGGTGCTGGCCGTGGAATACCTGCTGAGCCTGGGGCACGAGCGGATTGCCTACCTGGGTGTGCCCTCCGCCGGGCACCCCGACCCGCGCCTGGCCGGTTGGCGGGCGATCATGACCGGTGCCGGGCGGGAAACACCGCCGCCCCTGGGCACCGGTTGGGGTCCAGAAACCGGGATGCGTGCGGCCCAGGCTGCCGCGCGCTCTGGGGTCAGCGCAGTGCTCTGCGGCAACGATGACCTGGCGATCGGGCTGGTGACAGGTCTGCGTGCGGTTGGGTTGGAGGTACCCGGGGATGTCTCAGTGGTGGGTATGGACGACCACCCGCACGCGGTGGCCACGTCCCCCGCTTTGACGACGGTCCGGCTGGACTTCGCGCGTGTGGGAGAGATGGCGACGCGCCTAGCCTTGGGGGTGCAGAAGGTGCCGGGGCCGCAAGGCATTGAGGTGCCTGTGGATCTGGTAGTCCGTGCTTCCACGGCGCCGCCGCCAGCGGACAGATCAGCCGACGGCGTCCCTGCGGCGCGTTAA
- a CDS encoding glycoside hydrolase family 16 protein → MTLSRRHLLMSAAMITGLPYLSEALTPDAFAAGTQMDLDGWTLVPSLSDDFASFDSTRWRKGLWYPESWHRGYFWDDNVTVSDGTLHLAAKSQSVSPGIPLTFGAVESRFDTPGLCSYVEVKARCLDSAASILSAIWLQSSTLKGEDRLKSEPNPEIDVHENVSDRAVDWAHHLWPWDGSKHWDDKVSGNGGHYPLDHDLTKDYHLYGVERRDGHVRLYYDRIQYADIDTSKLPGRFGALARMSRHVVLSLEGHSRGRYNPAALPASFDIEYVHTYTYGPASAELGGNVWVTAPNGRRLAVRDGALKLVDAQETEGTNWKLSRQDDLTYVLTGADGTILSQEDYLGYHDQNLKVVLRKDAGTGPDDEGSLSRWHLLKDGEAVKIMNRLSGLPLVATDDGVVVNGQHSTGWTLMPVTAPEPDPEPEPGPDDEVPAYVAANQGKEGATILKGDWDGDGTVTYAVRVGSRVVFYNANTRNAPVYASISLGRSSDQVRVGDWFSTGKDTLALVRGGRVLLQKKLTSTATVVGTAADLEKARQQ, encoded by the coding sequence ATGACACTCAGCAGACGCCACCTGCTCATGTCCGCAGCCATGATCACCGGACTTCCCTACCTGAGCGAGGCCCTAACCCCAGACGCCTTCGCTGCTGGCACCCAGATGGACCTCGATGGCTGGACCCTCGTACCTTCCCTCAGCGACGACTTCGCCAGCTTTGACTCCACCCGCTGGCGCAAAGGCCTGTGGTACCCCGAGTCCTGGCATCGCGGCTACTTCTGGGACGACAACGTCACCGTCTCTGACGGCACCCTCCACCTGGCCGCCAAGAGCCAAAGCGTCTCACCCGGTATCCCCCTGACCTTCGGGGCGGTCGAGTCCCGCTTCGACACCCCCGGACTGTGCAGCTACGTGGAGGTCAAAGCCCGCTGCCTGGACTCCGCCGCCTCCATCCTCTCCGCCATCTGGCTGCAGTCCTCCACCCTCAAGGGGGAGGACCGCCTCAAATCCGAGCCCAACCCAGAGATCGACGTCCACGAGAACGTCTCCGACCGCGCAGTCGACTGGGCCCACCACCTGTGGCCCTGGGATGGCAGCAAGCACTGGGATGACAAGGTCTCCGGCAACGGCGGCCACTACCCCCTAGACCACGACCTCACCAAGGACTACCACCTCTACGGCGTGGAGCGACGCGACGGGCACGTCCGCCTTTACTACGACCGCATCCAGTACGCCGACATTGACACCAGTAAGCTTCCCGGCCGATTCGGCGCCCTGGCACGCATGTCCCGGCACGTCGTCCTGAGCCTAGAGGGCCACAGCCGCGGCAGATACAACCCCGCCGCCCTCCCCGCCTCCTTCGACATCGAGTATGTGCACACCTACACCTACGGCCCCGCCAGCGCCGAGCTTGGCGGCAACGTCTGGGTCACCGCCCCCAACGGTCGCCGCCTAGCCGTCCGTGACGGCGCCCTCAAGCTCGTAGACGCCCAGGAGACCGAAGGCACCAACTGGAAGCTCAGCCGCCAGGACGACCTCACCTACGTCCTGACCGGAGCCGACGGCACCATCCTTAGCCAAGAGGACTACCTGGGCTACCACGACCAGAACCTCAAGGTGGTGCTACGCAAGGACGCTGGCACCGGCCCCGACGACGAGGGCAGTCTCTCCCGCTGGCACTTGCTAAAGGACGGGGAGGCAGTCAAAATCATGAACCGTCTCTCCGGCCTGCCCCTGGTAGCAACTGACGACGGCGTCGTCGTCAACGGGCAGCACAGCACCGGCTGGACTCTGATGCCCGTCACCGCGCCGGAGCCAGATCCGGAGCCAGAGCCAGGGCCGGACGATGAGGTTCCTGCTTACGTTGCCGCCAACCAGGGCAAGGAGGGTGCCACCATCCTGAAGGGCGACTGGGACGGTGACGGCACCGTCACCTATGCCGTGCGGGTGGGTAGCCGGGTGGTCTTCTACAACGCCAACACACGGAACGCCCCCGTCTACGCCTCCATCAGCCTGGGCCGCAGCAGCGACCAAGTCCGGGTAGGCGACTGGTTCAGCACCGGGAAGGACACCTTGGCGTTAGTGCGTGGCGGGCGCGTGCTGCTGCAGAAGAAGCTCACATCCACCGCCACCGTGGTGGGCACCGCCGCAGACCTGGAAAAGGCCCGCCAGCAGTAG
- a CDS encoding glycoside hydrolase family 36 protein gives MDAPQPQPGLGPLRLQLLTDQPARLSLGGTAASSRVPLVECLTLESGRAFVDHRLTHGAAGEALRPVATQATDASEANWPTWEITQHDAATGLVATTRIAHPTPAAWRLHTTVRNDGDTPIHLTALSSLSLAVLPGSDVGSLDLLTARSTWMAEQRWRHQRLGEELVDIGTAVHSQSARDCLRLSAESAWSSGSWEPVGFITDPATGHSIGWQVEHNGAWTVELSRRANQLGLTIFGPTDLQHAWQHTLAPGQEFTTPAAALVYSQDGWQGAAAALTYYRRALRTHTATSTQPAPIVFNDYMNTLMANPTQERLATLIPAAAQAGAEVYCIDDGWHSDAEAWWDAVGQWEPSSRRFPDSLEATLQLIRSHGMGAGLWIEPLAVGVKSPVAQSLPASAFMQRAGVRLVEQDRYRLDLRDPAARAHLDAVVDRMVGYGISYLKVDDNYSIGPGPDAGADSPGDALLEHSRAWAQWLAELPRRHCGLVVENCASGGMTTDYALLAHAKLQSTSDLQDPLRYPPIAANTPLAVLPEQAGNWAYPQPEMSDEEIVFTLTTSLTGSFYLSGHLDRMSPAQLALVRSATDLARDLRKEMVSQQPWWPDGVASWEQEWVVAARRTSTTNRDGLLLVWHRPGQAPPTPLDLPTLAGTTLTQVFPPSRLLPEAGLRVEPGPDGPRLTPENNTPTARAYLVRDTRTAATEPHEKEKS, from the coding sequence ATGGACGCGCCCCAGCCCCAGCCCGGTCTGGGCCCACTGCGCCTCCAACTCCTAACGGACCAGCCCGCCAGACTCAGCTTAGGCGGCACCGCCGCAAGCAGCCGCGTACCCCTGGTTGAGTGCCTGACCCTGGAGTCCGGGCGCGCCTTCGTGGACCACCGCCTGACCCACGGCGCCGCCGGAGAGGCCCTGCGCCCCGTCGCCACCCAAGCCACAGACGCATCTGAGGCCAACTGGCCCACCTGGGAGATCACTCAGCACGACGCCGCCACCGGCTTGGTCGCCACCACCCGAATCGCCCACCCCACCCCCGCCGCCTGGCGCCTGCACACCACCGTGCGCAACGACGGCGACACCCCCATCCACCTCACCGCCCTCTCCAGCCTGTCGCTAGCAGTCTTGCCGGGCTCCGACGTCGGCTCTCTGGACCTGCTGACCGCCCGCTCCACCTGGATGGCAGAGCAACGCTGGCGCCACCAACGCCTAGGTGAGGAACTCGTGGACATCGGCACCGCCGTCCACAGCCAGTCCGCCCGCGACTGCCTACGCCTAAGCGCTGAGAGCGCCTGGTCCTCCGGCAGCTGGGAGCCGGTTGGCTTCATCACCGACCCCGCCACCGGCCACTCCATCGGCTGGCAGGTGGAGCACAACGGCGCCTGGACGGTGGAACTCTCCCGCCGCGCAAACCAGCTGGGCTTGACAATCTTTGGGCCCACGGACCTACAGCACGCCTGGCAGCATACGTTGGCTCCCGGCCAGGAGTTCACCACCCCCGCTGCCGCACTCGTCTACTCCCAGGACGGCTGGCAGGGCGCAGCTGCCGCGCTGACCTACTACCGTCGCGCTCTGCGCACTCACACGGCCACCAGCACACAGCCCGCGCCGATCGTGTTCAACGACTACATGAACACCCTCATGGCTAACCCCACCCAGGAGCGCCTAGCCACCCTCATCCCCGCCGCCGCCCAGGCCGGGGCGGAGGTCTACTGCATCGACGACGGCTGGCACTCCGACGCCGAGGCGTGGTGGGACGCTGTAGGCCAGTGGGAACCCTCCAGCCGCCGCTTCCCTGACAGTCTGGAAGCCACGCTCCAGCTCATCCGCAGCCACGGCATGGGCGCCGGGCTGTGGATCGAACCCCTAGCCGTAGGCGTCAAAAGCCCAGTGGCACAGTCCTTGCCCGCGAGCGCCTTCATGCAGCGGGCCGGGGTGCGGCTGGTGGAGCAGGACCGCTACCGCCTAGATCTGCGCGACCCGGCCGCTCGCGCCCACCTAGACGCCGTCGTGGACCGGATGGTGGGTTACGGCATCAGCTACCTGAAGGTGGACGACAACTACTCCATCGGCCCGGGCCCAGACGCTGGCGCAGACTCTCCCGGTGACGCCCTGCTGGAACACTCGCGGGCCTGGGCGCAGTGGCTGGCTGAGTTGCCGCGCCGCCACTGCGGGCTCGTAGTGGAGAACTGTGCCTCCGGGGGCATGACCACGGACTACGCGCTGCTGGCGCACGCCAAGCTGCAGTCAACCTCAGACCTGCAAGACCCCCTGCGCTATCCGCCCATCGCCGCCAACACGCCCTTGGCGGTGCTGCCGGAGCAGGCGGGCAACTGGGCCTACCCTCAACCGGAGATGAGCGACGAAGAGATCGTCTTCACCCTGACCACCTCCCTGACTGGCTCCTTCTACCTGTCGGGGCACCTGGACCGTATGAGCCCGGCCCAACTGGCCCTAGTCCGCTCCGCCACGGACTTGGCCCGCGACTTACGCAAGGAGATGGTCTCCCAGCAGCCCTGGTGGCCCGACGGCGTCGCCTCCTGGGAACAGGAGTGGGTGGTAGCCGCCAGGCGCACCAGCACCACCAACCGTGACGGACTGCTGCTCGTGTGGCACCGGCCCGGGCAGGCTCCCCCCACCCCCCTAGACCTGCCGACGCTGGCTGGCACCACGCTCACGCAGGTCTTCCCACCCTCCCGCCTCCTCCCTGAGGCGGGTCTGCGCGTAGAGCCGGGCCCTGACGGCCCCCGGCTCACGCCTGAGAACAACACCCCAACTGCCCGGGCCTACCTGGTCCGGGACACCAGGACTGCGGCAACGGAGCCGCACGAAAAGGAGAAGTCATGA